In Phocoena sinus isolate mPhoSin1 chromosome X, mPhoSin1.pri, whole genome shotgun sequence, a genomic segment contains:
- the RTL3 gene encoding retrotransposon Gag-like protein 3, translating into MVEDLAASYIALKLENEILQAQVQWLMEENAALQSQIPELQKPQAAKEDEPLQKPSEAQETQRPPETLDFPAALEPQEPPEVKEPQKPRESQDLPSWEPSAAQEPQKSLESPADPESPEPPATQDPQAPPMVHELSGAWESHKPSEAKEPQKLPMAQEVQKPTEFKKVQEPSDTQDAPAGQGTQNSELQDPPNAQELQEAPKCQDTSTHLESLEFLAPQELQDPSDVQEFLGLLTPKESLDSLTAAETSAASEFPQSSNGLEAEAFPLEYPLAFNGDAQKLPEFLVQLNSYMRVRGHLYPTEAALVSFVGNRFSGEAGKWFQPLVDIQSPLLEQFESFIQVLQDTFDNPENMEDANHRIRKLCQGEDHVHQYAAHFHIIGQELNWDESTLCIQFQEGLASSIRDELSHTNPATNLSDLITQCITLEEKLSGKPDLSPQEASPSQEKAGFDSPPAENQPVQASSNRPHLSEAERARRREGHLCLYCGYPDHFARDCPVKPHHAQQAGNIEARR; encoded by the coding sequence ATGGTGGAGGACTTAGCAGCCTCCTATATTGCTCTGAAATTGGAGAATGAAATTCTGCAGGCTCAAGTGCAGTGGCTGATGGAGGAAAATGCTGCCTTGCAGTCCCAGATCCCAGAGCTCCAGAAGCCCCAAGCAGCCAAAGAGGATGAACCACTCCAGAAGCCCTCAGAGGCCCAGGAGACCCAGAGACCCCCAGAGACCCTGGATTTCCCAGCAGCCTTGGAACCCCAAGAGCCCCCAGAGGTCAAGGAGCCCCAGAAACCCAGAGAGTCTCAGGACCTCCCATCCTGGGAGCCCTCAGCAGCCCAGGAGCCCCAGAAATCCTTGGAGTCCCCAGCAGATCCAGAGTCCCCGGAGCCCCCAGCAACCCAGGATCCCCAGGCACCTCCAATGGTCCACGAGCTCTCAGGAGCCTGGGAATCCCATAAGCCCTCAGAGGCCAAGGAGCCTCAGAAGCTCCCAATGGCCCAGGAGGTCCAGAAGCCCACAGAATTCAAGAAGGTTCAGGAGCCTTCAGATACCCAGGATGCCCCAGCAGGCCAGGGGACCCAGAATTCAGAGCTCCAGGATCCCCCAAATGCCCAGGAGCTCCAGGAGGCACCAAAATGCCAGGACACTTCAACACACCTGGAGTCCCTTGAGTTTCTTGCCCCCCAGGAGCTCCAGGATCCTTCAGATGTCCAGGAGTTCCTAGGACTCTTAACACCCAAGGAGTCCCTGGACAGCCTAACAGCTGCTGAAACATCAGCAGCTTCAGAGTTTCCACAGTCTTCCAATGGGTTAGAGGCTGAAGCTTTCCCTCTAGAATACCCTTTAGCCTTCAATGGGGATGCCCAGAAGCTTCCTGAGTTTCTGGTTCAATTGAATAGCTACATGAGAGTCAGAGGGCACCTGTATCCCACCGAAGCAGCTCTGGTAAGTTTTGTTGGCAACCGCTTCTCAGGTGAAGCAGGAAAGTGGTTCCAGCCCTTAGTAGATATCCAAAGTCCCTTGCTGGAGCAATTTGAAAGTTTCATACAAGTGCTCCAGGATACTTTTGACAATCCAGAAAACATGGAAGATGCCAACCACCGCATCCGTAAGCTCTGCCAAGGGGAGGACCATGTCCACCAGTATGCAGCCCACTTCCACATCATTGGTCAAGAGCTAAACTGGGATGAAAGCACTCTCTGCATCCAATTTCAGGAAGGGCTTGCCAGTTCTATACGAGATGAACTGTCTCACACAAACCCAGCCACCAACCTATCTGACCTGATCACCCAATGCATCACACTAGAAGAGAAGTTAAGTGGTAAGCCTGATCTAAGTCCACAAGAGGCAAGTCCATCTCAGGAGAAAGCTGGGTTTGATAGTCCACCAGCTGAAAACCAGCCTGTGCAGGCTTCAAGCAATCGCCCACACCTCAGTGAAGCCGAACGAGCCCGCCGCCGTGAAGGCCACTTGTGCCTCTACTGTGGTTATCCTGATCATTTCGCCAGAGATTGCCCTGTCAAGCCTCATCATGCCCAGCAGGCGGGAAACATCGAGGCCCGGCGGTAA